A window of Magnolia sinica isolate HGM2019 chromosome 13, MsV1, whole genome shotgun sequence genomic DNA:
agcaaaagaataaTCACTatattaggttacatacatgtttgattttgatttaatttttttcccaattttccgcaATTCAgtccttctcctccaaatcttaaaatcgaagttcccaatccatgatttttcatgccatgcaaaacatgaaagaTCATGGATTTATAagaatttgacactgatttaacacgatttatagaagaagaaaaaaaaatcgaaaaaaaaaaaatgttcaccagatcgaacacatgtgagatatatcccactacttgtgtgtttcgtatcgcacaggtgggatacaagatatatcgtgggatatatcggccaatatcatcaatatttaaaacattgccctTCACTAACCATGGCCATCCACCATTGATCCAATACCCATAAAAATCAATTGGTGGACCACAAGATCTTAACCATCATATATCCATTAAGTGCAATTAAAACTTTTTCAATAGTTAAAAGTTAAAACAAAAGATCAACCGTTGAAAACATTTATTAAAACCATTGCATccacccaactacaccctcataAGAGCCATTGACTTTGTGAGGAGCACAAAAGCACATTGCACTAAGAACTTGAACTCCCCACATCCTCAAGTCTAAGGATTTAGTCAAAGCTGGTACATACACAAGTCAAACTGGACTGGACATTATGTGTCTGTCTCCTGATCCAAATACTTAAAGCGATCCTCCAATGCAAGTGTCCAAGGGTCTAATAACAAGATCTCATGTCCATGAACACTCTCCTGTGTGGGGTAGATTCAAGGCATCAACTTGTTTTTTAGCCCAATGGTGAAGACTTTCCATCTCGAATTGTCATTGGTCCTCCCACACAAGATAACCACAAGTTCGTTCTAAAGCCTACAAAGTTCCCATGGACAACAAAGGAAGCCCTCTCCTTTAACCCATGAATCCATACACGGTTAAGGTAAAACCTACATATTAACTATGAGATTAATAACATGTCTACATAAGACCATTGTCGTCATGATATACGATCACGATCAGCATTTACTTTTCAGGGTAGATAACGCTAACAATTTACATGTTGGACATGCATGTCGAATGcatgttaaaaaatttgtaatcaATACTGTTGTCATTGCAGGCAGCAGGATTAGCCACATGATCATCATGTGGCTTATCCTGGTTGGCCAATCATTCTCAGGGCCTTATCCTCAGCAAGTGTACAAGCTGTCATATCCCTCCTCGCTACCTCGAGCTAAGTCCTTTTGGGTTGTTCCCTCCTTTCAGGCCCTTCAACTGTAATCAAAGCTCTCATCTTTAGCAAGGCCATCACAGGCTTTTGTAGTGCATGGTTGAACCATCTCAATTGCCTTTGCATCATTTTCTCTTGTTGGGGTTCCAGATGTTCAATAACGGTAAGGTAACAGtgaccgtaatggccgttacggcatttttttaaatttttttttgaaaaaacatgtTTCGTGACCGTTACGGGTCCGTTACAGACAGTTTTTCCTGTAACAGCCATTTCGGCCCCATAACGATTATGgccattaccattacgtaacgGCCATAACATAACTGTTTTTGTATACCTTGTTGGGGTTACTCTTACATTGCCTTTGATGTCCTCTTTCTTGATTTTATCCTTCCTAGTCTTCCCACAAATCCACCTCAACATCCTCATCTCTACAATGCAGATCCTCTACTCGTGTTGCTTCCCACTTGCCCAACAAGCTGCCCTATTTAGCATAGCTGGTAAAATTTTCTCTCGTACATGTCAACAAATTGATCAGTATTAATTCTCAATGCATCTTTAAGGTTCATGTCCCTCTTTAAGGGTCTTGTATAGGTGGCTTCCAAGATTAAGTGGCTTcaaagaaaatttttttaaatgggAAGGGAAAGAGAAGTAAGAAAGTATCACCTTGTAAATCGGAAGGATTTGCAAAAGCTAGCTAGGGAAGGAGGCCTTGGAATAGGCAATGTAAAAGCAAAAAACTGGGCATTGTTGAGCAAGTGGTGGTGGAGATTTGGAAAAGAACCGAATGCGCTGCAGAAGAAGATAGTAGTGGGAAAATATAGCTCATCGTAGGCGGAATGTTTTCTGAGCATGGGGAATAGATCAAGGGGATCACAAATATGGAAGGATATTAGTAAATTGGGAAATAAGAATGTGGATCAAGGGAGAGACATCTCAAAGTCTGGTTGGCAGGGAATTTTTGAAAGGCATTAGATTTGTGGTAGGGTGAGGAGATAGAGTTCGGTTTTGGAAAGATGCATAGTTACGGACATCCCTTTAGAGCTATCTCATCTAGAACTATATGGACTAGCTACTGACAAGGACACTAAGGTGAAAGATTGTAATGAATTGGTAGGGGGAATACTGGTGTGGAATGTTAGAATGTCAAGAGACTTATCCAATGAGGAATATGTGATCTTCACCAATTTGTGATATAGGTTGAGTGGGATGAATGTTAACCAAACAGAGGATGACAGGAAAGTGTGGAGATGGTCGGCTAATTAGAAATTCTCATCAAAGTCTTTCTTCTCAACGTTATTGACGCATGATTTGACACACCCATCATGTGCCAAAACATGAAGCGTTGTAGTCCCCCCAAGGATCAAAGCTTTTACTTGGGCTGTTATAGCCAAGAAGATACTTACATTAGACAACTTAAAAAAGAGGAAGATGGCATTCCCAAACATGTATAATATCATGTGCAAGGAGAATGAGGAAGTGGTTGATCATCTATTCCATTAACAGATATAGGTTGTTCAATGGCCCATCTACAGCCCATCTGATATAATACTAATGGCATTATTGTAATTATTGAAAACCATAGTTGTGAACCTAATCTCTCCCTTCCTCTTCCTCCTTCCATTCTTTcccctctttccttctttttggtTCTCCTTTATCAATCACACCACATTGTATCAAAGTGAAATGTATTCGGGTATTGATCTCTTCCATCAACTTCCTCTTTCCCTCGCTATTCCTCCTTCAATTTACTTGAGGTGAATTTTTAAAAGTCATTGGGGGATAATTTACACAAATTCTCTTCCAACCACCAATGGTGGGTTGTGTAATCATGTATCGTgaatgcatgtgaggcccactttcttATAACACCATTGTGATGGGCAAAAGTGGGCCATCGTGCATGCAGTCAGATTTGTGCGGATCTGAGATTGAAAGTGTCTGTAAAAGTCATGTTTGGCAAGGATTAGAGAACAAGCATGCATgtgaagttttagattaagcaaTGCTATCAACTGATCTCGTCCGTTGAtatatgtggttttttttttttttgttggaataCATGTGGGGTAAGTTAAAGTCATACATTCTTTCCTTGTGTATTTGATTTGGCATACATCAATGGATGTCAAGAATAAAGCAAAAACTAGTCTTTTGCATCCATATGAGTGGATGGACTTTCATATTACATCTGCTAAACTCAATGGAGCAAATTACTTGCAATGGGCCTCTTGAGTAAATGTTTTTCTCGTGGGAAAAGGGAAATTAAAGAACTTGACTTCTCCCAAACCTGAAAAAAGTTCAATAGAATACAAAagattgggtggtagaggatGCTCAAATTAGAGTGTTGTTGTATGGATCCTCAAATTAGTGTGAATGTTATCTTTTTTAAGATAGTAAAGAAAGTCTAGGATAATTTGAGAGAGATGTATTCAAGCGTAAAGAATGTAACTCCAATCTACGAGTTACTGCAAAATATCTTCGCTCTTCAACAGAGAGATAGGAGTGCCGAAGAGTATTATTCTCGTATGACATGGTTTATCTACTTTTAAGTACTTTGTTATTTTGTAGATGATTATTCTTGTATGAAATAGCTATATTTGATGAAAGAActgtcattttttaaaaaaaagaattttcTTTGGAAGCACAAATTTATGTTCAAATAATGCTAGGGAATACTTGTCTCATGTCTTTCATCTCATGGCATCATTCACGAAACTTCGTGTGCACATAAACTACAAAAAAATGGGGTAGTTGAACGTAAAAACCATCATTTACTTGAGGTTGCTAGAGCTTTATTGTTGAATATGAAGGTTCCAAAAATATTTTGGAGTGATGCAATTTTAACTACAAGCTACCTAATAAATTGGATGCCTTTGTCGGCTTTAGATGGAAAGTCACCCTTCTCTATCTTGTGTCCTCAAATTCCTTCCTACTTATCTAAAGGCGTTTGATTATGTTTGTTTCATTCATAAGCTTGATTATGTTCATGACAATTTTGAACGAAGGGCTATCAATTGTATTTTTCTTTGGTATTCTTGTACCCAGCAGGGATACAAATGTTATAATCATGTCTCCCAGAGATGTTATGCGTCGGCTGATGTCACATTCTTTGAAAAATTCCATATTCCTTTGAGGAAGGAAAGTCTTTAAAGTTTGAAGAGAGCTCCATAACTGTTCTTCCTGTTGTACCCAATATTACTACTGGAATTTGAGAGATGCATGTGCAACTTGCAAGTCAACCTTTGCAGGTTTACTCCATACATTCTAAATGTGGAGATGGAGTACATATGGACGTGACTTTTATCAATCATCCTGATCCATTAGAAGATCATCATTCTTCTGAGTCCTTGTCTATACCTTCAGATAAAGGTAATTAACCTATTGCTCAtcattcctcttttcttcttctttctcttttcacaCCATGTACTCCTCCATTGTCCAGTGGCTGAGGAGGTTTggtctttcttcctctcttgatttgggaTTGCTTGCTCTTTCTTTCAATAAGCCCATGGATAGGCATCCAATTAAAAAACCATAAAGAGGTACTTTGGAGGATGTGCTTTTTAGGGTCCTCTTGGGTCTGTGGAGGGAGCAGAAAGCTTTTGAGAACATGGTTAGATCATAAGAtggttaaaagaagaagaagaagaagaagaagaagaagaagaagaagcctatACATGATTGTTTATCGGGCACTCTCAAGACAGGATTTACAATTATTATTGGGAAATTGGGAGAATTTGTAGTTTCTCTCCAAATCGTCGTTACCATTACGATATGGGCCATAACAGTAACAATCCTGTAATGGACGATATGGGTGGTAACAGTTACCACCCCTGTGATGGCCATTATAgccctccttttcttttcttttcttttgaaaaaaaactaTATTGGTCTGTAACGGGTCATTTTTCCGGAGCGGCCTTACAACCATGTAACAtgtaatgatgcccaccattattGTTACATAACAACCGTTACGTAACTGTTTTTGCATACCATGCTCCTGACAGATAGCAAAGGCTTATAATGATAACTTTGTACCATTCTTGTCTTAGTTATGATCCATCCCTAAGTGCCGAAATGGTCACTGGCGTAGGGATGTATACCTTTTATGTACTTCTATTTATTATCAGTAAAATCATcaattctaaaatgatatttaaaaaaaatgcatcgTTTTTCTATTTTCATGTTATTTTGTTGACTATTTGAATATCTTCAATGCAGACTTGACTATTAGGACACCTTATCATATAATATTATTGTAAGCTAACATTTACGTATATTATGTATTGTAACTTCATCAATTAATTTTATGAAACGTGTCCTATGTCTTCAATGGGATCACCTTTTTTAAGAATGATACAACAGCCATGTGTCCAAATCGCATAAGGTACATATGTCTAGCAAATAATTGTACAAATAGGGGGTGTCAACAGGCTAGTTCAGGTTGTGTCCTCTGGTACTTATACCCGGCCTACCTGAGTTCGGGCCTTTTCAGGTCCAGGCCTCATTCTTGAAGACCTGGACCCCGATCCGATCGGTAATCTAGGTTTTGATTCGGGTTTGAGACAGAAAAGAGCATTTACATAGTCAAAtccacccaatggatggattagatttgcatgtgccactttgacacatgCATTGTATGAAAACAGGCTCTTTTACATGCATCACGCGTGTAGCTTACAAAACCTCATTTTATATGGGGGCTTTGTGCTCTCACTGTTGACCTCAAGCCCAAATAAAGaagggttgcatcaggttggcagccagcGTGAACTTTTTACCACAACTTTTATCATGCATCCCGGCAATATGATATGTGGCGAAACAGGATTTGTGTAGCCAgctccaattagttgggatgagtTTTAGATGATGATGGCAAAAAGGTGAGACCCGAACCCGACCCAGTTTTCTTAACAGTTCAAAAATGGGACTGGGACTCATTAAAATCAGGTTGGGTCCATTGAGTTCCTGTGGGTGTGGATGCCCATTGTCTGTTATGTACAAATTTGTGGATATTTGGTTCAAAATCACTTTTGCAGGAATGTGAGATTTATGTGGATGCTGAAAAGTTGGCTCCTTGCTTTTGATTTTCTTAGGTGGAAACTTCAACAGGATCACTCAGACCTGCTAGCTTTGACAAAAGTTCGAGGTGTCCAGATGAAATCGTTAGGAGACTCCGAGTCACTGTATCTTCTTTGGATCCCACATGGAATGGCAGGTTATTAGAGACATATGATACTCACCATGACAGATTCCATATTGCCCCTTGCTCTTGGTAAATTTACTATGGTAGACTTTCAGCTTGTATAATTGTGTTCACACAATAAATCTCCATTGCAGAATTctgccttttctttttttttctttttttttttccattgataCATGGTAGTTTATGTCAATGTGCTGACTTGTCATGTGGGTGGATCACCCAACCTATGTGTCAGTTAAGGCCACTGCATAGATGACCTGGTCAAAAATCAGGCAAGTCCACTTGTATATGGGCTGCACCTGATGAGTCTAGTGGCCTAATTTTGGGCTCTCTCATCTTgtacagtagggcccacctgatgcacatgGCGGAAGGATATTTTCCACTATCGCCTCATACATTGTTTGTGCATTATTGTTACACTGTTTAGTCTATCTAGTctgttcattttttattttttttgagtttTAGTAACACATTCTTTCCACTGATATAAGTTGCCAAATTATTTGGGATAAGCTgaccctaattagttgggataaggctttgatgatgatgattatcttTCCCGCTGATATAGGTCGCCGAATTGGAAATACATAGCTTCCTGGCTGCAGCAATGTTCTGATTCAGAAATCCTCCTGGAGTGTTCCACCTCGCCTTCTGCTGAGGGCCCTGATTTTGTTGACAATGAAAAAAGGTATGCACAAAATACAGGAAAATCTTCAGTTAACACCCATTAAAAAGTTGATTGCTTGTGTTTTCATGCATCTTATTTCTAGGCTTATTTACTAAAGCACCATTTGGGTgagttaaaaaaacaaaaacttttaCAATTAATATTCAATGGGAAATGCTCCGGTGCTCTCATTAGTCCATTGGtccagactgttcatcaggtccaatgcacatttcatgggctacaatACAAACATCACACCAATCTGACAAATATTTACAGTCTTTAATATTGAAGTCGAGATTGTTTATGGAAAAATAGGTCCaaacaacaatttgatccatctatttgttagggcccattatggattgcttgtgattctaaagaatcacttttgttaggcaatcatagtCATCCCATTCATGGCTTGAGTTGGGAAAGGATGGCtagagaaaataaggccaaatcaaggacaGATTGGATCTTACAATTAGTGTGTTTTTTGCATGGTGGTCCATGAAATTTCTTTTGGGTTAGTGTGTTTTTTTTGCATGGCAGTCCATGAAATTTCTTTTGGgttagtgtttttattttttgcacaGTAGTCCATGAAATTTCTTCTGGACTCAATAGATAGTTCAAATCAATCAATTGGACCCTCCAAGTGAACTGATTTACTTAGGAGCACTAAACTTGTATTTCTCGAAGAGAACTGGAGCATTTCTTGTATTTAATATTCACATATCCAACAAGTGAGGTTTCTTATTCTGAGAGTGAACCTTTAAAACCTACGtgctcacgccatagtgggatttcactacctatgggaactcgaacccaagacctcatgttgaaactcctaagagtctaccaccgaggcaagGACATCTTGCCATTATTAAGATCGTATTAAAAGATCACCTCTTTCAATTCCTTTGCTTTTGTTTCCCACCCAAAATGGAATTGAAGGGGTGTTCTTGTTTGATATGTTCAAAGCCGCCCCTGCCCATATATTTTCTTTGACTCGGATGCTTTGATTAAGGGTCTCTACTCACCACGATCATAAATTTGAAGTCCCTTGTTATTTGTTCAATGAATTTTTGTATTGAACATGTAACTTCTTAGAATGTCTGTATTTATGCCCAAGTCCATAGCCCATTGGAATTGGATCTTCTTAGAATCATTTCCGTTTGTAAGCTTTTTAATTATTTGCAGGGTCTTTGAATATCTGATAAAACATCCCAATTGGAGGGAAACTTTTCCTCCAGGTAGAAATCGCATCTTCCAAAGGATCACTGATGGACAGTGGATAAGGTGCGAGTAATGCGACAAGGTGTCAAATGTGATTTCTGAGAGTGAAACATCCATCTTCCAGCGAACTGAATATGCATTTCGCATGCACACATTCTTCCTTTTGCGAGTCAAAGAATTACAGAAGTTCACTATTGTAGTTTGTAAAATGGAAACATACATGATTTGTTGCCACAAACCATGCCATGTGTTAATGATTTCAAGTGATCCATGATGTGTCACTTCAGCAGAAAATTCAAGCCATGAAAATGGTGGTGCACACTATGAAGGTCAATGTGCAAAATCAGGTGGTCCATTAAAATCAACGTGGTTGATGGTTCAACAAGAAGTGCCGATCTAGCTCACTTTTGCATGTTCTTGTGGGACTTCGTATCAAGCATCTAACCCCCTTTTTTAAAAATGCTTTGTAGTTGTactcaaaagaaaatcaaaaatgTTTTAGGAATGTAAAGGATAGGCCTGAACCACTTCACAATCGGGGCAGTGTTTTGGACATAGATCGGACCCCTTAGATCCAGATTCAGATCGACTCTGGGGTCTGAAGATCAGGCCAGTCCAGATAGCGGGCAGACTGGACTGTTGATCAATCGATCTAAACAGGCTGTGTTTTTTGCAGACATGGCCAGTCAGCTCGATTTGTGGGAGTCCCATACACGTGGACCTTCACCTtatatgaatggcctggatttggCATGCATCAGATCATGATGGGGCTAAGGCCTTATATTCTACTCTGCCGTtcggatgggagtaaatggaggtaaatgaggTATTTCAAGTAtgtttggatggaaagcaaatgaaatgaaatgggagtaaatgtGCCTGTAAATGAAATTCTCTCGAGCTCCCTGTGAGAGTCACACATGTAAACAAAGGTGCTGCTATGCACATCTATTGTACACATGTCGCGCTAATGATACTTTAAAATAATCCAAACCtcggctacatcactaaaatcataccacaagaatgatcaaaacTCACCAAAGGATGATCATCTAAACGGACAGGTAAAAAATGTTGGCAATTTGCTTGTTTGTGTTCCTTGCATTTGTGGCCTACCTGAGGCTCGCATTTCCTCATATtttgctaaagtatatatttcaattaaATATTGCATACTTAAACTAAGTTGGGATATTAAACCTAATTCGGaatatttcaaatgcatttcattctCTCGTACAAACACAACTGTGTAAGACATTTACCTCCAAATTCATTTCCCATGTATAAGTTCCCAAACGAGCCCGAGTAGCCTCAGCACATGTCCATTTCTGGATAGTACGAGTCATGAATTGGGAAACTAAAGTTCATAAGATCAACACATGACCGTGAGACCCCACGACAGATGTGCTGCCTACGTAGCAAGCATGTTTGCTCACCGTGAAGGGTAGATAACAGGAAACAAAATTGGGGGCTGAACCAAGTATTCATTAGCCCGTTCATTGTTTTGTACAGCATAGATGAGCATGCCACCCGGATATCTTACGAAGGATGGCagcgtatggcccacctgacgaatGGATCTGCTGCTCCACACGTAGCCTAGGAAATTTGGAGCATGTGGGAACGCTTCAGTAAGCGCATGTCAATGTTCAATTCAagcccattcattatatatacatatgatcCAAGACAATCGCAAAATATCAATGTTCAATTGAAGCACATCTCAAGAATGAATGCGGCAAAATGGCTGATTAGACCGGCACCCAAGACTCTAGCAGCTGGTAAAACAGTATCATGGGGCCTAGCATCTGCTTGTGACATCCACACATACACCACCATCATTTTTAcagtaaatataaataaataccaAGTTATGGACCATGTAAGTTGTCAATTCAGGTTAATTTTGGCAGCAGACCTAAAACAGAAGGGCGTGCTGTTGAGAAGCTTAATTGATGCCAGTGCTGTATACAACGTGTTGCAGTGTGTTCAGTAAAAGCCAACCATTGATCATGAATGCTGTTGCTCTTCTATGTACTGTATACACACGAACTTTAATCCATATGGGCCAATCTTCATGTAGCGAACACTGAACCACACATGACAACATGATGTTATGCAACATCTGGGATGGTAGTCAAGGCAGGCCTCAGCTGCCTTCTTTTGAAGCTGCATGGGAGATACCAATCTCCTGTTCACACGTTGATCCAACCCCACCCAGCGAAGGGAGAAGCCAATCTCAGCAGAGGAACAGGCCATTCACCTGCTGCCCCGCATTCAAAATTTCCAACATTTAAGTTCAGCAGCGACATGTCTTTACTCCAATCCATCAAGTCAAAGATCAGATGGTCATCCAACCATATATCTTGGCCTGCCGCAAGCCACAGGTGGAACACACTCAAATCAGGTAAAAACCAAATCCTAGACACCTCCAACATCACAAATCAGGTTAAAtgaaacaaatcctaaaaacctCCAACATCACAaatccttctctcttcttcttttttccttccaaAAAGTTGCTTCCTATTATGTCAGCAAACATAACTCGCACACCCTACAAAGACTGTTCAAAATcgtctcaaagaaactaaaacaaaGGCAGGACAAAAAAGAAGGTTGATAGAGCTTACATCGAGGACTTGCGCAAATCACTTGCACCATGTGCAAAGTGGCACCGTTCCCCAAACGTGCACGATCCCTTTGCAAAGTTCTCACACAGCTTCGTCTTGTAATTACTAGCTGGGGCAGCTGGAGCTGCAGCCTGGTTCTTCACTGGGGCACCAGCAGCAGAGCTGATGTTGACAATAAGCTCACGGACCATGGCACTTGCCTGCTTGATCTGATCAAAGGTTCCCTCAAGCTCGATGTTCCTCAGGTTGGGGTCTGTCTCATGCTCCCGTATGGCAAGTTTGGCACCTGTGAGGCGAACTATCTGCTTTGAATTCACCCCTCCTTTTCCAATGATAGCACCAGCAAGGGAGGCATCAACGCTGATCTTGGCAGTAGCTGAGGCACCAAAGCTTGCGGCGGCTGCCAGGCCGGGGGGTGGAGGCTCAATGCGGCCTGCCATCCGGCCCATCATCGGAGCCATTGGGCGGTCATCATGCGATGGAATTATGGGCTTGCCGATCTCCCTCTCACCATGGGCAAAATGGCACTTGTCCCCAAACTTGCAGCCTTCTGCAGTATTGTATTTATTGCACATGCGGGTCTTCACAGTCGGAGGGCCTGAACCATCAGGAATGGCGGATGGGACCATCGGGTTCCTTGATGCTGGAGGGAGAGCTGGATTGCCCAGATTGGTCATCTGAGCCACTGCAGTGATCCCACCAGGAACATAATGCAGGAAGTGGCAGCTCTCGCCAAATGGACATCCAGCAGTACTGCATCTCAAAGTCAGGAAAATCAGAACTGGCAATAGCAATAcccaaagaaaaaataataataataacacatGCAACGTACGCAATAATGGCTAGCCTAACATGGGCATACAGAACAGGAAAGCCATCTATCATATATTCAGATGGTAACGAATTTACAATGATGTAATCTTTGGGCTATGGGACATGCAAGATGTCTTTGACTCATTGGACGGCCCATCCTATCAGTGTCTTCTAATCTATTACCATTCAGAAAAAGTTAATCCTTGAATCTCTTCATTCCGTAAAGCACCGTATACAAGAAAATTCATgacagaaccctataagcttctCATTTGCATGATTTAAAATATCAGAAATTGAAAACAAAGTCATCAAAGCCAAGATCCTGAACCAGGTGAGTGTATTTGATGCAATGAACTTTCATTTCGAAAGCTacaaatatataaaaatcaatgagaatagaaaattgaagaaaattaatAATCTAATAAACCCAAAAATCATCTGAAATTCAGATAACAAGCTGGTGATGTGGGAAGCCTCTTCTAGTCTTTCTCCACTGTATTTCTTCTAGTTTCTTTTTCCCTCTTCCAAATTTAGTAATAACTGCATAAATCTTTCTTAGATATCTACCTGAATATGTCAGTAATAGCTTGGGATGCATAAAGTTTCTTTTCATGCTGCCGTGGACTaatcaagaaataaattctaacatGAGGTACCACAAGTGCCAAAATGGTATGCATGTGAGATCCACAGCCACCTCATGAGTGGCCTCCTCACGTGTCCTGTAAATTAGCGACATTGTGAGGTGAGTGAGTGTGTGAAAT
This region includes:
- the LOC131222386 gene encoding zinc finger CCCH domain-containing protein 14 is translated as MDPARKRVRPDAFNGNGVGSKRMKQETESFTTGIGSKSKPCTKFFSTAGCPFGESCHFLHYVPGGITAVAQMTNLGNPALPPASRNPMVPSAIPDGSGPPTVKTRMCNKYNTAEGCKFGDKCHFAHGEREIGKPIIPSHDDRPMAPMMGRMAGRIEPPPPGLAAAASFGASATAKISVDASLAGAIIGKGGVNSKQIVRLTGAKLAIREHETDPNLRNIELEGTFDQIKQASAMVRELIVNISSAAGAPVKNQAAAPAAPASNYKTKLCENFAKGSCTFGERCHFAHGASDLRKSSM